From Candidatus Binatia bacterium:
CGGTGAACGCCTACAAACAAGGCGACGTCGATTTCGCCGAGCTGCTCCGCCGCGCCGACCGCGTGGACGGCATCGAACGGATCCGCTTCACGTCGCCGCATCCCGCCGACATGACCGACCGCGCGGTGGAGGCGATCGGCGCCTGCGCCAAGGTGATGCCGCAGGTCCACCTGCCGCTCCAGTCGGCGTCGAACGCGGTGCTCGAGCGGATGAAGCGGATCTACACGATCGAGCAGTACGAGGCGCTGGTGGAGAAGCTCCGCGCCGCCGTGCCCGATCTCGCGCTCACCACCGACATCATCGTCGGCTTCCCGGGGGAGACCGACTCGGACTTCGAGGCGACCCGCGCCGCAATGCGGCGGATCCGCTACGACGGGGCGTTCCTCTTCAAGTACTCGCCGCGTCCGGGCGCCCGCTCGGCGGCATGGGACGACGACGTCCCCGACGCGGAGAAGGCGCGCCGCATCACGGCTCTCATCGAGGATCAGAAGGAGGCCTCGCTGGAGCGGAACGCCGGGACGATCGGCACCGAGGTCGAGGTTCTGGTCGAGGGCCCGTCCAAGAAGAGCGCGGATCACTGGTTCGGGAAGACGCGTCAGTTCAAGACCGCGGTCTTCCGCCATGGCGAGGAGCGCGTGGGGGATACGCTCCGCATGCGGGTGGCCGCGGTCTCG
This genomic window contains:
- the miaB gene encoding tRNA (N6-isopentenyl adenosine(37)-C2)-methylthiotransferase MiaB, which codes for MPGRIYMETYGCQMNVADSELMLGQLRRAGFERVEEAAHADVILVNTCAIREHAEQRIYGRLGELSRYKVRRPGVVLGVAGCMAQHLRDRLIEKVPQVDLVIGPDGYRDLPALVDQAREEPTLAVRLSRVETYGDLTPARADGVRAWVSIMRGCDKFCTFCIVPYVRGRERSLPADEVIRQVEHAAAEGFKEIVFLGQTVNAYKQGDVDFAELLRRADRVDGIERIRFTSPHPADMTDRAVEAIGACAKVMPQVHLPLQSASNAVLERMKRIYTIEQYEALVEKLRAAVPDLALTTDIIVGFPGETDSDFEATRAAMRRIRYDGAFLFKYSPRPGARSAAWDDDVPDAEKARRITALIEDQKEASLERNAGTIGTEVEVLVEGPSKKSADHWFGKTRQFKTAVFRHGEERVGDTLRMRVAAVSPYTLFGEGVSSAVRVGDDAAV